The Sulfuricaulis sp. region TGAAAGAAATTCTCTGGTACTTCCGTTCACGCGCCGCCGCCTTTACGCATGACGTGGCGATGGTTCCCATCGCCTGGTTCGGCGCCTACTGGCTTCGTTTCAATCTCGAACCGATTCCCGAAGGTTTTTTCAACCAGGCGCTGATATTGCTGCCGGTGGTGTGGAGCGTGCAGGGCGGAATGTTCTGGTATTTCGGACTCTACCGCGGCATCTGGCGGTTTGCCTCGATCCCGGACCTGGTGCGCATTATCAAGGCCGTCGCGGCAGGGGTGGCCGTGGCCGCGGCAGTCAGTTTCATTCTCACCCGTCTGCAAAGCGTTCCTCGTTCGGTTTTTATTCTGGATGGCATCCTGCTTGTGTTGCTATTGGGAGGGCCTAGGTTTGTATATCGCTGGTTCAAGGATCGGCATCTGCACGGTTCTGCCCATGCCTCCAGTCTTTATGCGAATGACGAAATCAAGAATGCGTTGATAGTCGGTGCCGGCAAGGCCGGTGAAATGCTGGTGCGTGATCTGCTCCGCGAGCAGAGTGGTCCTTACTACCCGGTCGCTTTTGTTGATGACGATACCAGCAAAATCGGCAAGGAAATTCATGGTATTCCCGTTACCGGAACCTGTGACGAGGTTCCCGGCATCGTCACGAAACTGGGTGTCGACCTGATTATTATCGCCTTGCCTTCGGCGACGTCACGTCAGATCCGTCGCATTGTCGAGATTTGCGAAACCACTAAGCTGCCTTTCCGCATCCTGCCGCAGCTACAGGATCTTGTCAGCGGCCGGGCGAGCCTCAAGGATTTGCGGGATGTAAAAATTGAGGATCTGCTGGGAAGGGAGCCGGTCAGCCTCGACTGGCGCGCCATTACCGACGCGACGCACGGCAAGACGATTCTTGTCACCGGCGGCGGCGGTTCCATCGGTGCCGAGCTTTGCCGTCAAATTGCCCGGCTCAAGCCAGGGAAACTCGTCATTCTTGAACGTAGCGAGTTCAATTTATACAACATTGATCTTGAATTACGGCGCGACATCCCGGACCTGCCCCTTGCCAGCCTGCTCGGCGATACCAATGATGTTGTGCAGGTGGAAAATATATTGCGCAATTATTCGCCCGCCGTAATTTATCATGCTGCCGCCTACAAACATGTCCCGATTCTCGAGGACCAGACACGCGCTGCCGTAACCAATAATATATTGGGAACGCGCGTGATGGCCGATCTCGCTGACAAATACGGATGCGAATCGTTTGTGATGGTATCCACGGATAAGGCGGTCAATCCCGCCAATGTCATGGGCGCCAGCAAACGTGTGGCCGAAATGTATTGCCAGGGTTTGAATGCCAGATCCAAGACACGCTTCATCACCGTGCGGTTTGGCAATGTCCTTGGTTCTTCCGGCAGTGTTATCCCCTTGTTTCAACAGCAGATTGTGCAAGGCGGCCCTGTCACGGTAACGCATCCGGAAATCTCGCGCTACTTCATGACTATCCCCGAGGCGAGTCAGCTCATTCTTCAGGCGGGTGTAATTGGAAAGGGGGGAGAAATCTTTGTGCTGGATATGGGAGAACCGGTTAAAATTTCCTATCTCGCCGAACAATTGATACGCCTGTCCGGAAAAATCCCCGGTGAGGATATCGAAATTGTCTATACCGGGTTGCGTCCGGGCGAGAAGCTTCACGAAGAACTTTTCCATGATGCGGAAGAACTGGCGGAAACCAGCCACCCCAAAATCCTGTTGGCGCACTGCCGTATGATGGATAAAGACTCGCTTGAGAAATCCTTCGATGTCATGCAGCAGGCTTGTGAGCAAGGAAATGATATCTCTTTGAGAGGCATGCTGGCGGAACTGGTTCCAGAGCATACCGGTCTGGTTGCTTCGCCAACGATTGGGGGCAAAACTGCCGTGGTGGTTCCCTTGAAACAGACAAATTCTCCCTGAGAGAGTCCAGAAACATATACAAATCATTTCGCGGGTAATTCATTCATGAAGTTAACGATCATCGGAACAGGCTACGTTGGCCTGGTAACGGGAGCCTGTTTCGCGGAAATGGGCAACACTGTTACTTGTGTTGACATCGACGAAAAAAAAATAGCTGGCCTCAAAAATGGCATTTTGCCGATATACGAACCGGGCCTGGAATCCATTGTAATAAACAATTACAAAAACGGCCGCCTGCAATTCTGCGCGTCGCTCGCAGATCCATCCGCGAAATCCAGTGTTTATTTTATAGCAGTGGGCACCCCGCCTGGCGAGGACGGTTCGGCGGACCTGCGATATGTTTTGACCGTTGCCCGTGAGATTGGACAGCACATTAACGATTACACCGTTGTGGTGGATAAATCGACCGTCCCGGTAGGCACGGCGGACAAAGTTAATGCTTCCATTCGCAATGAATTAACCAATAGGGGCGTAAAGGTGGCTTATGACGTTGTAAGTAATCCTGAATTTCTCAAAGAGGGTGCGGCGGTTGAGGATTTTATGCGCCCGGACCGCGTCATCATCGGCACCGACAGCGAACAAGTCCGAAAGGTTATGCGCGATCTCTATCTTCCATTCATGCGCAACCATGAGCGTCTGATCTTTATGGGTGTGCGCGATGCCGAGATGAGCAAGTACGCCGGCAATGCCATGCTCGCCACCAAGATCTCATTCATGAATGAGATTGCCAATCTTTGTGAGCGTATGGGGGTCGATATCGAGAACGTCCGCCAGGGCATCGGCTCAGATTCGCGGATTGGGCATTCATTCATCTATCCAGGTGCGGGGTATGGTGGGTCTTGCTTTCCGAAGGACGTCAAGGCGCTGATTCGGATGGCCAAAGATCAGAACTTTGAGCCTATGGTGCTTAATGCTGTGGAACAAAGAAATGAGACTCAAAAGCACGTGTTGTTTGAAAAAATCAGCCAGCGTTTTGGCGCTAAACTCAAAGGTCTGACATTTGGTCTCTGGGGCCTGGCATTCAAGCCAGGCACGGATGACATGCGCGAGGCCCCATCAGTGGTTTTGCTAGAGAAACTCATGAATGCTGGCGCTATCGTGAAGGCCTATGACCCGGTCGCGATGCCGACTGCCAAACGCGAACTACCCAATGAATGGTTTAAGACCGGACAGCTGAAGCTCGTCGATGAGCAATACAGCGCGCTCGATGGGACAGATGCCATGGTTCTTGTGACGGAATGGAAACCTTTCCGTCATCCTGATTTCAGCCGTATCAAGAAGATCATGAAAAACGCTGTGATATTCGACGGCCGCAATCAATATGATCCGACGCTTCTGCGAGAAGCTGGATTTGAGTACAGTGGCATCGGGCGCTGAGCGCTAACAAAATAAATTCACGGGCAGAAGAATGAAAAAAGTTACCAAGGCAGTATTTCCAGTCGCCGGTCTCGGCACACGTTTTCTGCCGGTCACCAAAGCGAGCCCCAAGGAAATGCTTCCCATCGTCGACAAACCGCTTATCCAGTATGCCGCGGAAGAAGCGATTGCTGCCGGTATTGATGAACTGATTTTTGTTACGGGACGAAACAAGCGCTCGATCGAAGATCATTTCGACAAGGCCTATGAATTGGAAGCCGAACTTCAGGCGGACGGTAAGCATGACTTGTTGTCCGTTGTGCAAAACGTTCTTCCCAACCGGGCCTCCTGTGTGTACATACGCCAGACTGAAGCCCTTGGGCTGGGCCATGCGGTCCTGCGCGCCAAGCAGGTAGTGGGTGATGATCCTTTCGCCGTCATACTCGCCGACGACCTCATCCGCAGTGAGCCCGGGACCCTCAAGCAAATGGTGGATCTGTATCAGTCCTGCCAGTGTTCTGTCATTGGGGTCCAGAATGTCTCGCGCGATGAGACTCAAAGTT contains the following coding sequences:
- a CDS encoding UDP-glucose/GDP-mannose dehydrogenase family protein — encoded protein: MKLTIIGTGYVGLVTGACFAEMGNTVTCVDIDEKKIAGLKNGILPIYEPGLESIVINNYKNGRLQFCASLADPSAKSSVYFIAVGTPPGEDGSADLRYVLTVAREIGQHINDYTVVVDKSTVPVGTADKVNASIRNELTNRGVKVAYDVVSNPEFLKEGAAVEDFMRPDRVIIGTDSEQVRKVMRDLYLPFMRNHERLIFMGVRDAEMSKYAGNAMLATKISFMNEIANLCERMGVDIENVRQGIGSDSRIGHSFIYPGAGYGGSCFPKDVKALIRMAKDQNFEPMVLNAVEQRNETQKHVLFEKISQRFGAKLKGLTFGLWGLAFKPGTDDMREAPSVVLLEKLMNAGAIVKAYDPVAMPTAKRELPNEWFKTGQLKLVDEQYSALDGTDAMVLVTEWKPFRHPDFSRIKKIMKNAVIFDGRNQYDPTLLREAGFEYSGIGR
- the galU gene encoding UTP--glucose-1-phosphate uridylyltransferase GalU; this encodes MKKVTKAVFPVAGLGTRFLPVTKASPKEMLPIVDKPLIQYAAEEAIAAGIDELIFVTGRNKRSIEDHFDKAYELEAELQADGKHDLLSVVQNVLPNRASCVYIRQTEALGLGHAVLRAKQVVGDDPFAVILADDLIRSEPGTLKQMVDLYQSCQCSVIGVQNVSRDETQSYGIVKAKAQGPRIHIVEGIVEKPSPENAPSTLAVVGRYILTPRIFSLLEGVTPGTGGEIQLTDGIAALLSHEKVLAYEFIGKRYDCGSKFGYLQATVEYALEHPELKDKFHAYLKNLKF
- a CDS encoding nucleoside-diphosphate sugar epimerase/dehydratase gives rise to the protein MKEILWYFRSRAAAFTHDVAMVPIAWFGAYWLRFNLEPIPEGFFNQALILLPVVWSVQGGMFWYFGLYRGIWRFASIPDLVRIIKAVAAGVAVAAAVSFILTRLQSVPRSVFILDGILLVLLLGGPRFVYRWFKDRHLHGSAHASSLYANDEIKNALIVGAGKAGEMLVRDLLREQSGPYYPVAFVDDDTSKIGKEIHGIPVTGTCDEVPGIVTKLGVDLIIIALPSATSRQIRRIVEICETTKLPFRILPQLQDLVSGRASLKDLRDVKIEDLLGREPVSLDWRAITDATHGKTILVTGGGGSIGAELCRQIARLKPGKLVILERSEFNLYNIDLELRRDIPDLPLASLLGDTNDVVQVENILRNYSPAVIYHAAAYKHVPILEDQTRAAVTNNILGTRVMADLADKYGCESFVMVSTDKAVNPANVMGASKRVAEMYCQGLNARSKTRFITVRFGNVLGSSGSVIPLFQQQIVQGGPVTVTHPEISRYFMTIPEASQLILQAGVIGKGGEIFVLDMGEPVKISYLAEQLIRLSGKIPGEDIEIVYTGLRPGEKLHEELFHDAEELAETSHPKILLAHCRMMDKDSLEKSFDVMQQACEQGNDISLRGMLAELVPEHTGLVASPTIGGKTAVVVPLKQTNSP